In Fusarium oxysporum f. sp. lycopersici 4287 chromosome 2, whole genome shotgun sequence, a genomic segment contains:
- a CDS encoding 5-oxoprolinase (ATP-hydrolysing) (At least one base has a quality score < 10) encodes MSSQGIRIAIDRGGTFTDAWAEVPGRQEHIVFKILSVCPDEYDDAPTECIRQILEIALDTTIPKGSLLDLEPIESIRMGTTVATNALLERKGDRVAFLATKGFRDVLLIGNQARPDLFDLSVRRLKQLYETVVEIDERVTIEGASEAPSDGPIDVSSDPALVVGQTGEVVRIMKKPDLDAVRADLEELKAQGFKNLAIGLMHSYTYPDHELQVTKLAEEMGFKVSASSVLQSMAKYVPRSQSAVADAYLTPMTFAYLDGFRKNFKGQLEDESANKLLICQSDGGLTSWSKFTGLRGVLSGPAGGVVGLSRTCYDDADGTPVLGFDMGGTSTDVARYSGALEHIFENTLAEVTIQTPQLDINTVAAGGGSILSWENGLLKVGPSSAGANPGPACYGRGGPLTVTDANFLLGRIIPDFFPRRLDRDVVREKFAALTEIVNKEKEGGEPFTPETLALGFLAIANATMTRPIRTLSEGRGYGASSHNLGSFGGAGGQHAVFIARDLGIKRAIIPCYSSILSAYGMALADVVVENQEPSAITFSEEVVPEIKARLESLSSKGAQGLESQGFDAKTTEHEYFLNMRYQGSDTSLMIPVSENVGEAGVAFTARHTQEFGFSQSRNILIDDVRVRSVGKSRVLNISSPFEELKKYQSDGLTPVPTPIFSRKIFFENHGWTETPVYELRSMSPGVHITGPAMIIDKTQTIVVDHLSKGVILPEHVILEVDKAEKQNVATETVDPVTLSVFGHRFMTVAEQMGHTMEKTSISVNIKERLDYSCAIFSADGGLVANAPHVPSHLGSMSTAIAYQAQRYKAGELKPGDVIISNHPQAGGTHLPDITTITPVFDDEENPKEIIFFVANRGHHADIGGIVPGSMPPNSTELWQEGAAIESFKMINEGVFDEAGLIKHLYDEPASFPGCSGTRTLTENIADLKAAVASNQKGIELIRALIKEFTWPVVQLYMHAIQDNAAQSVRDLLKQFAAKHEGGVLEATEYNDDGIPFKLKVTIDKETGDAVFDFTGTGPEHSGNLNAPPTCSYSVIMYCLRSMISKGDIPLNQGCLKPIKVVCPQNTILSPSPTAATVGCTTETSQKIADLVLRAFNAAAASQGTMNNLSFGCGGTDPVTGEVTKGFGYYETICGGAGAGLGWHGASAVHTHMTNTRITDPEILEKRYPVILHEFSIRNGSGGAGKWRGGDGCVREMEFRMPLQVSVLTDRRVTAPYGLEGGDEGQRGQNIWVRKDPVTGAMRRVSLGPRKTSHFATGDRIIILTPGGGGYGSASEMKDEVAVPERDSRSLLTNGSLGVRHSIATGN; translated from the exons aTGTCATCTCAAGGCATCCGCATCGCCATCGACCGTGGTGGCACCTTTACAGATGCATGGGCCGAAGTCCCCGGTCGACAAGAGCATATCGTCTTTAAGATCCTCTCAGTATGTCCTGATGAGTATGATGATGCTCCCACAGAATGCATTCGCCAGATCTTAGAGATCGCCCTAGACACAACAATACCCAAGGGCTCATTATTAGATCTTGAGCCGATTGAGTCCATTCGCATGGGCACTACAGTCGCTACCAATGCCCTTCTCGAAAGAAAGGGTGATCGCGTAGCCTTCCTTGCCACAAAGGGTTTCAGGGATGTTCTTCTTATCGGAAACCAGGCGAGACCTGATCTTTTTGATCTTTCGGTTCGTCGCTTGAAGCAACTTTACGAAACTGTCGTGGAGATTGATGAACGAGTCACCATTGAGGGCGCAAGCGAAGCTCCATCAGATGGCCCAATTGATGTTTCCTCGGATCCAGCGCTTGTCGTTGGTCAAACAGGAGAAGTTGTCAGGATCATGAAGAAACCAGATCTTGATGCTGTCCGCGCAGACCTTGAGGAACTTAAAGCTCAAGGCTTCAAGAACCTAGCTATCGGCCTCATGCACTCATACACATACCCCGACCACGAGTTGCAAGTCACAAAGCTCGCTGAGGAAATGGGCTTCAAAGTCTCCGCTTCCTCAGTTCTGCAGTCCATGGCCAAGTACGTGCCGCGAAGTCAATCGGCTGTCGCAGACGCTTACCTTACACCAATGACGTTCGCTTACCTGGACGGATTCCGCAAGAACTTCAAGGGCCAGTTGGAAGATGAGAGTGCGAACAAGCTCCTCATCTGCCAATCTGACGGTGGACTTACAAGCTGGTCCAAGTTCACCGGATTGAGGGGTGTTCTTAGTGGTCCTGCTGGAGGTGTCGTCGGTCTATCGAGGACTTGCTACGACGATGCTGATGGCACTCCTGTTTTGGGCTTCGATATGGGTGGCACCAGTACAGATGTCGCAAGATACTCGGGTGCATTGGAACACATCTTTGAGAACACTTTGGCCGAAGTGACCATCCAGACTCCCCAACTTGACATTAACACAGTCGCTGCAGGCGGTGGCTCGATCCTGTCCTGGGAGAACGGACTCCTCAAGGTCGGTCCCAGCAGCGCTGGTGCGAATCCAGGTCCTGCATGTTACGGCAGAGGCGGTCCCTTGACTGTCACAGATGCAAACTTCCTCCTCGGACGAATCATTCCCGACTTCTTCCCCCGTCGACTCGATCGCGATGTTGTGAGAGAAAAGTTCGCTGCTCTCACAGAGATCGTcaacaaggagaaggagggtgGTGAGCCATTCACACCCGAGACTCTAGCATTGGGTTTCCTTGCCATTGCGAATGCGACAATGACACGACCCATTCGAACACTCAGTGAAGGTCGCGGATACGGTGCGTCGAGCCACAATCTGGGCTCTTTCGGCGGTGCTGGTGGTCAACACGCTGTCTTCATCGCTCGAGATCTTGGTATCAAGCGAGCCATCATCCCTTGCTACTCCAGTATCCTGTCCGCTTATGGCATGGCTCTCGCCGATGTCGTTGTTGAGAACCAAGAGCCTTCCGCTATCACCTTCTCCGAAGAAGTCGTCCCTGAGATCAAAGCCCGTCTTGAGTCTCTCTCTTCCAAGGGTGCCCAGGGTCTTGAGTCTCAAGGTTTCGACGCCAAGACTACTGAGCATGAGTACTTCCTCAACATGCGCTACCAGGGAAGCGATACCTCTCTCATGATCCCTGTATCAGAGAACGTTGGCGAGGCAGGCGTCGCATTTACTGCCAGACATACTCAAGAGTTCGGCTTCTCTCAATCGCgcaacatcctcatcgaTGACGTTCGAGTTCGAAGCGTAGGAAAGTCTCGCgttctcaacatctccagCCCCTtcgaagagctcaagaagtaCCAATCCGATGGTCTAACTCCCGTCCCAACACCCATCTTCTCTCGAAAGATCTTCTTCGAGAATCACGGCTGGACCGAAACTCCCGTTTATGAGCTCAGGTCCATGAGTCCCGGCGTTCACATCACCGGTCCTGCGATGATCATCGACAAGACTCAAACCATTGTCGTCGATCATCTCAGCAAGGGTGTCATTCTTCCCGAGCATGTCATCCTCGAGGTTgacaaggctgagaagcagAATGTTGCGACTGAGACTGTTGATCCTGTTACACTCAGTGTTTTCGGACATCGCTTCATGACTGTCGCTGAACAGATGGGTCATACCATGGAGAAGACCTCGATCTCTGTCAACATTAAGGAGAGATTGGACTACTCTTGCGCCATCTTTTCTGCTGACGGTGGTCTTGTCGCGAACGCACCTCATGTCCCTAGTCATCTTGGTTCCATGAGCACAGCCATCGCCTATCAGGCTCAACGATACAAGGCTGGTGAATTGAAGCCTGGCGATGTCATCATCAGCAATCATCCTCAAGCTGGTGGTACTCATCTTCCcgacatcaccaccatcacgCCTGTgttcgatgatgaagagaaccCCAAGgagatcatcttcttcgtcgccAACCGTGGCCATCACGCAGACATCGGCGGCATCGTCCCTGGCTCCATGCCTCCCAACTCCACTGAACTCTGGCAAGAAGGTGCCGCTATCGAGTccttcaagatgatcaaCGAGGGTGTCTTTGACGAAGCCGGTCTTATTAAGCATCTCTATGACGAACCTGCTTCATTTCCCGGCTGCAGCGGTACTCGTACTCTGACTGAGAACATCGCTGATCTCAAGGCCGCTGTCGCTTCCAACCAAAAGGGTATTGAATTGATTCGGGCTCTTATCAAGGAGTTTACCTGGCCTGTTGTTCAGCTTTACATGCATGCTATTCAGGACAATGCAGCCCAGTCCGTTCGGGATCTTCTTAAGCAATTTGCTGCGAAGCATGAGGGCGGTGTTCTTGAAGCGACGGAGTATAACGATGATGGTATCCcgttcaagctcaaggtcaCCATCGACAAAGAGACTGGAGATGCCGTCTTTGACTTTACGGGTACTGGACCCGAACACTCTGGTAACCTCAATGCGCCACCAACATGCTCATACTCCGTCATCATG TACTGCCTCCGCTCCATGATCTCCAAAGGCGACATCCCCCTCAACCAGGGCTGCCTCAAGCCCATCAAAGTAGTCTGTCCCCAAAACACCATCCTCTCTCCCTCCCCCACCGCCGCCACAGTTGGCTGCACAACAGAAACATCCCAAAAGATCGCCGATCTCGTCCTCCGCGCCTTCAACGCCGCAGCCGCCTCCCAAGGAACAATGAACAACCTCAGCTTCGGCTGTGGCGGTACAGATCCCGTTACCGGTGAAGTCACCAAGGGCTTTGGATACTACGAGACCATCTGTGGAGGTGCTGGTGCTGGGTTAGGTTGGCATGGTGCCAGTGCTGTTCATACGCACATGACGAACACGAGGATTACGGATCCGgagatcttggagaagagatatcCTGTTATTCTGCATGAGTTCTCTATAAGGAATGGTAGTGGCGGTGCTGGAAAGTGGAGGGGTGGTGATGGCTGTGTTCGAGAGATGGAGTTCCGCATGCCTCTGCAGGTCTCTGTTCTTACGGATCGACGAGTCACGGCGCCTTATGGTCTTGAGGGAGGAGATGAGGGTCAGAGGGGGCAGAATATTTGGGTCAGGAAAGATCCTGTGACAGGAGCTATGAGGCGGGTTTCATTGGGACCGAGAAAGACGTCGCATTTTGCGACAGGTGATAGGATTATCATTCTGACGCCTGGTGGTGGAGGCTATGGGTCAGCTTCGGAGATGAAGGATGAGGTTGCTGTGCCGGAGAGGGATTCGAGATCGCTTTTGACTAATGGTAGCTTGGGAGTTAGGCATAGTATTGCTACTGGAAACTAG
- a CDS encoding cytochrome-b5 reductase, protein MALRLPLRTRPAPLIAGLTVGAIGIAVCSKMMFGTASAESREAQKIFKGGFASVKLPLHSSEDETHDTKRLRFKLPQETAISGLPLTSALLTFTWPEGSWLPTPRPYSPISPSDEPGYVELMVKKYPNGKGSGYLHSLKPGDQLFILTTLPGYKWKPNNFSHITLIAGGCGITPIYQLAQGILRNPEDKTRMTLVFGANTDEDVLLKKELDGFAKEFPERFSVKYTVSRPKEGSAMREGRVDRELLEEVVPKGTEKVFVCGPPAMEEALVGKWGNGVLGELGIEKGKIHKF, encoded by the exons ATGGCACTTCGTTTACCTCTTCGAACTCGCCCTGCACCGCTCATCGCAGGACTCACGGTTGGAGCAATTGGCATTGCAGTCTGTTCGAAAATGATGTTTGGAACAGCCTCAGCGGAATCCCGTGAAGCGCAGAAGATTTTCAAGGGGGGGTTTGCGTCGGTTAAGCTGCCGTTGCATAGTTCTGAGGATGAGACGCATGATACCAAGAGGTTGCGGTTCAAGCTGCCTCAAGAGACTGCTATTTCTGGACTCCCATTGACTT CTGCTCTGTTGACGTTCACATGGCCTGAGGGATCTTGGCTTCCTACACCGAGACCTTACTCTCCCATCTCACCCTCTG ATGAACCCGGCTATGTAGAACTCATGGTCAAGAAATATCCCAACGGCAAAGGAAGCGGCTATCTCCACTCCCTCAAACCAGGCGACCAACTCTTTATCCTCACCACCCTCCCCGGCTACAAATGGAAGCCCAACAACTTCTCGCACATAACCCTCATTGCCGGCGGCTGCGGCATAACACCAATCTACCAACTTGCACAAGGAATACTACGTAACCCTGAAGACAAAACCCGCATGACTCTTGTGTTTGGCGCAAACACGGATGAAGAtgttctgttgaagaaggagcttgatggTTTTGCCAAAGAGTTTCCAGAGAGGTTTAGTGTCAAGTATACGGTTAGTAGACCGAAGGAGGGATCGGCGATGAGGGAGGGGAGGGTTGATAGGGAGCTTTTGGAGGAGGTTGTGCCGAAGGGGACGGAGAAGGTCTTTGTTTGTGGACCGCCGGCTATGGAGGAGGCGCTTGTTGGGAAGTGGGGGAATGGTGTTTTGGGGGAGCTGGGTATTGAGAAGGGGAAGATTCACAAGTTTTAA